A single region of the Salvia splendens isolate huo1 chromosome 18, SspV2, whole genome shotgun sequence genome encodes:
- the LOC121777519 gene encoding cinnamoyl-CoA reductase-like SNL6, whose protein sequence is MGIVRQEATQKAELEEFRRMLLSCAAVNRRKDGDGFGGARESAIPGRGGDVFDRMVCVTSGVSYLGIAIVNQLLVNGYSVRIIVDNEEDVERLREMETSGEMRLNNSVVEVVMAKLTEVESLTEAFDGCRGVFHTAAFVDPAGLSGYSKTMADIEVNTSKNVVRACGISPTVRHCVLTSSLLACIWCDNSSDEAPHLINHKCWSDEAICVNKKLWYALGKLRAEKAAWEIAKASGVKLATICTGLITGSDFYRRNPTPTIAYLKGVEEMYAYGLLATVSIDTLAKAHVRVFEEMKKTAPGRYICFDKVIERGDEVERLAAETGISAASVTGGASSSSRPQYELSNAKLRQLMLRPRRCVNE, encoded by the exons ATGGGGATTGTGAGGCAGGAGGCGACGCAGAAGGCGGAGCTCGAGGAATTCCGCCGGATGCTGCTATCGTGCGCCGCGGTCAACCGGCGGAAGGACGGCGACGGATTCGGCGGCGCCAGGGAGAGTGCGATTCCCGGTCGCGGAGGCGACGTCTTCGACAGGATGGTCTGCGTCACCAGCGGCGTCTCCTATCTCGGCATCGCTATCGTGAATCAGCTCCTAGTCAACGGTTACTCTGTTCGAATCATCGTCGATAATGAAG AGGACGTTGAGAGGCTGAGGGAGATGGAAACATCCGGTGAAATGAGGTTGAACAACAGTGTGGTTGAAGTTGTTATGGCCAAGCTCACCGAGGTCGAGAGCCTAACTGAGGCATTTGATGGTTGTCGTGGCGTCTTCCACACTGCTGCATTCGTCGACCCAGCCGGGCTTTCCGGCTACTCC AAAACCATGGCTGATATTGAAGTAAATACGAGCAAAAACGTAGTGAGGGCCTGCGGGATTTCTCCTACAGTTAGACATTGCGTGCTCACATCGTCTCTCTTGGCCTGCATTTGGTGCGACAACTCTAGTGACGAGGCTCCACACCTCATCAACCACAAGTGCTGGAGTGACGAGGCTATATGTGTAAACAAAAAG CTCTGGTATGCGCTCGGAAAGCTGAGAGCAGAGAAGGCCGCATGGGAGATTGCTAAAGCCAGTGGCGTGAAGCTGGCCACCATATGCACTGGGCTCATCACCGGCTCGGATTTCTACCGGAGAAATCCAACGCCTACCATTGCATACCTTAAAGGAGTCGAAGAAATGTACGCGTATGGATTGCTGGCAACAGTTAGCATCGACACACTAGCCAAGGCACATGTACGCGTCTTTGAGGAGATGAAGAAGACAGCCCCGGGCAGGTACATTTGCTTCGACAAAGTGATAGAAAGAGGAGACGAGGTCGAGAGACTGGCTGCTGAGACGGGCATAAGCGCAGCCTCGGTAACAGGGGGCGCCTCGTCTAGCAGCCGGCCTCAGTATGAGCTGTCGAACGCAAAGCTTAGGCAGCTCATGTTGAGACCACGCCGTTGTGTGAATGAATAA
- the LOC121777030 gene encoding uncharacterized protein LOC121777030, whose translation MRNRKPSPELRLRRHAAAEDDGAAAARTACTGKSCQSCTAGAIADCVALCCCPCAVASCFVLAFFKLPWAVARRCLRRRRRRRVAEREERKCGGGDGESEKAEGGVFEIEVSEEAAAAGDGAEEWWLEVGHLGFGRVSSARINLYAKGN comes from the coding sequence ATGAGAAATCGGAAACCGTCGCCGGAgctccgcctccgccgccaTGCAGCGGCGGAGGACGacggcgccgccgccgcccggaCGGCGTGCACGGGGAAGTCGTGCCAGTCGTGCACGGCGGGGGCGATCGCCGACTGTGTGGCGCTGTGCTGCTGCCCGTGCGCGGTGGCGAGCTGCTTTGTGCTCGCCTTCTTCAAGCTGCCGTGGGCGGTGGCGCGCCGCTGCCTGCGGCGGCGCCGCCGCCGGAGGGTGGCGGAGCGGGAGGAGAGGAAATGCGGCGGCGGAGATGGAGAATCGGAGAAGGCGGAAGGGGGGGTGTTTGAAATCGAGGTGTCGGAGGAGGCAGCCGCCGCCGGAGACGGGGCGGAGGAGTGGTGGCTGGAGGTTGGGCACTTGGGTTTTGGGAGGGTTTCTTCAGCTAGGATTAATTTGTATGCCAAGGGTAATTAA